The Brassica oleracea var. oleracea cultivar TO1000 chromosome C7, BOL, whole genome shotgun sequence sequence AAATATGTACTATAAAAAATGAATTCTAAAAGCATGATTAACCCTATAACCCCATTTGGGTTTCTTAGTGATTATTTAAATAATTAATTGTACTTAAAAACTCTAGTTAAGAAACTATTAGATTTTGTGCTCCAATGGGAGTTTCTTAATTAAAGATTCTTAAAAAAAAAAAAAATTTAAGATAAAATTTATTTATTAAATAAAACATATTAAAAGATAACATTTTAAATATAGATTTTAAAATAAAAACATAAAAACAAAGATTACTAAAAATAAACGAGAATAATTTGAAAGAAAGATGCTATATATGTGATCAAAATGTAGAAAGTGTTTTTGATTATTTTGTGAATAATATTTGTGATGAAAGACACTGTTTGTCGATTACTTTGTAGAAAGATTTTTTTCGATGAGAAGAATGAAATGAGAGAATGAATTTGTTTGGTGAGAAGGAGAGAAGAAGAGTTTGTGAATAAAATGCTTTCTGAATAAAATTTTCATATATAAAGCAAGAGAGAAGAACCATATGCTTGCGACTTGAATAAAAATCTTGTGACTTGCACACATACGGACAGCCCATACAAACATACATAACAACTCGTGACTTCTCTTGACTTGCACACATAAGGACAGCACATACAAAGTAACAAACATAACAACTTCGCTTGTGAAACATCTTGTGACTTGTACATCTTGTAGGTAGGGGAAGAGTCATACAAGGATGGCACTTGCTGAGTTAGAGACACTATGGGAAGACACACATCGCTTCGAAAGGGTAACACAAAAGGAGATATAAGAGTAATAATGTACTTCAACATGGAAGAAAGAGAGAGAGACTGTATCTCTTTGATTAGAGACAATATGATTATTGACGAAGAAAATGGTTTCAATCCCTAACACTAGCAGAACCATTTCACACCAAGATTCTTCATTTCTGCTCTTCGGACCTGTTGCTGCTTCCTTGATCTCGTCTGCAGATTCATCCTGATCTGCACCAACAAAATATTTCATCATCACATTATGAAATCAAGCAACAGCTGTTTAGTGTGTAAAACAAAACATGTTATAGATTCCTTTCAAACGCATAGTTAACCATAGATTCAAACAGCTGTTTAGTGTGTAAAACAAAACATGTTATAGATTCCTTTCAAACGCATAGTTAACCATATATTCCTGCTCGCCATTGCAATACGATCCTGACGCAAAGCATTCACAATAACTATACAAGATTACATCAACCAAAGTCACTAGGCATTGACATCTCATCACCACACCACATTGACCACTAAGAATTGACATCCCTTAAACCGATGAAACTAATCAAAGATTCTTGACAAACCGATGAACCGGAAGTGTTTGTGGCGGCGCGGCGTCTTGCGTCGTTGATGGCTGCTTCTCGGAACCTGACGGCGGCGTCTGAGGCTGAGAAGGCAAGTCTTCTTCCCTCCGATCTTGCGAACCGAGAACGTAATGCGACTGTTTCATCTCCCTTCCACTAGAAGATTCCATCTTCGCCTCCACAACCACCGCCGGGACGGAGAAATCTGATTGGCGCGCCGAATTGTTACAGTTAGAACCCGAATCTTGATCGGATTGCTCCATTATAGAGAGGAGTGTGATGGAGATTAGGCTGATTCAAGCTTGAAGGAGCTCATCGTCTTCGTTTGTTTCTTCGTCTCTTGAGTTCTTTTGAAAAAATCGAGCTAGAGCTGGAGCTTCTCCATGGTGGTAGGGTAGAGAGAAACGATGGAGTTGTCATAGTTGATTGCTTCATCGACAAGAAGACGGAGAAGACGAGACTAAACGAGAAGACGAGACCGAGACGAGAGAAAAGAAAAAAAGAGAGAAAAGAGAAAAAAAAATACAATCGATGCTTTGCTGACACGTGTTTCCAAAACCCACTTTAAAATCGGTTACAAAAATCCTAACTTAAGGATCGGTAATCTGATTTTTAATTAAAACAGTTATTTTCCTTAAAAATCATGCTAACAAACCGGGATAAACATGGTCTAATAGTTTGAAGGGATGTGCTCACCTTTCTCGGCACTTCCCCCATTCATATTTTGCCATGTGGTAAAAATGACCCCACTTCAATTGTATTCAACGGGTTGAAAAGTTTCTACCCTGTTTAATCCACATGTACATTTTTTTGCAATTTAACAACTCCATTGTATGGGTTCAACGGTTGAACTTCTAATTCAACTAGCCCATTGCTCGTGGTCTAATTACTACAGAACAAGAAGGGAAAGAACAGAAAAGCAGGAGAATAAATTCTTTGGATTATGACCAAGAAGCAAGAGAAAGCAGAGGAGGCAAGAACTCTCTTCCCCGGTTCATGAAGCCAACACAGTCGGCGAAAGCTAAGATTCAAGAACATAACTCACCAAGATCAATCCCTTATCTTCAGGAAAGAGAAGTTTCCATCAATAAGAGACATTCATTGCCTGTTGGTTCCAGTGGGAAACAAGATTCTTTCTCCTAGAATCTTCAAGCACAACCGGGAACAAAGGGTAGCAGATCTCCTCTCCTCCTATCGTTTATTTGCAATTCACTCCTTTGTATTTTGATGTTTTGATGATCAATTACTGAGAAAGTGTTTGCTGTTGCCTTTTGTTTTCAACAGATAGAAAATGGCAGAGATGGAGGAGTCAAATCGGAAAAAGGCAAATATTTTATTTGGTTTGGTGTTGTTTTGTTTTTTTTTTCGGACATGATTTCTTTGTCCAGTTTTGATCTTAAGACAACAAATATTCTAGTCTCAGACTGTCTTAAACTATTGATTCATTATCATTCATCACTCTACTGCATAATAACATTAAGATAGTTGCAGGTTTCAAATGCTTACAACAAGAGTCTATGGAACAGAAGTCTTGAGATCGTTAATGCAAGCGCTGCTCAAAAGCTTCATGCCTTCTTCACTCATCTGCTGAACCTCTGTTGGCGACAGTATCCTTATGCACTTCACACATCCCACAAACTCTCTGCGCACCAGTTTTATGTATGTACTTGAGTTAGAAAAACTATAATAACACAGAGCTTAATTTGATTAGTATCAAGACTTACTCCCATGGATCATCTCCTACAAGCAGAACATCACTCTCGTAATCAACATACACAAGCTTCCACCCTGAGCTTTGTGGGCGAGTGAGCAATCCTTCAAGTCCAAACATGCACTCTATTGCAGATTTCAGCTCTTGGTAGTCTCTGAAGCTTGTCACATCAATTGACCTCCCAACTGACCCGGTTTTTTGAACCTTACAGAACCAAAGTTCCGCGTCAGACGTATGCTTAGTGGAAAGTAAAACTAGATATTTGTCTTTTGTTACCTTAGTGTAGGTTCTAACGCGTGGCGTTGCAAGCTTCTGCTGCCATGAGCCTTTGCTGTTCTGCAGCAGACTACTATCATCAAAGTCAACATTGCTTGAAGATGTACCGGTTCCTCCAGAGTTGTCTGCAAAGCTAGCGGATGTGATCTGCGACTGGACATCTTGGGTGAAGCTAGTGTTGTTGTTCCCGATCATCTGGAAGTCAGTTTCTTTGATGGCACAGAAGTCATCAAGAACTGTGTTTGAAAGTGGTGGAGGAGGATCTAGAATGTTGCTGTTTGTGCTATTATTACCATAAAGGTCCTGCTGCATCAAGGGACTGAACTGGTCAAACTTCAAACCGTTGAGCTGATTGTCCCACACATCGTGAAAGAGAGATGAGTTTGTTGTGTCCGGTAACGCGACATCTGAGGAATCCATCAATGGCTGCTTGTATGATCCGGCAAGAGACTGGAAGGAAGAGACTTGTGATGTCAGCTCTTCTGTCTCCAGGAAAGAGAATCCATTTGTTGGTGGGTATATCTGTTGGCTTATGTCTGGACATGGAGACAAAGCCACTGGTTTCTGCATCAGCTCGTTAACCTTCTCCTCATTACACCCTTGGTTAGCCTGTTCCATTGACTGCTGCTCATTACCATGACTGAGTCTCCCAGAGCTGCAACCAGAAAGTGTCGGTTTTTCGGATATTGAATGAGCATGCATACTTTGTGTTGGCAGATTCTGTTCTTGGCCACTTGTATTGGAAGCAGATGGGTTCACAGTTAGCTTGTTTTCAGGGTTCATCACCATTGGTTGTTGCTGCATCTTCATATCTCCTAGTAAACCTCCCTGCCCCATTAAAACATTCTGTTGCATCTCAGACATGAAAGATGTTGTTGCATTCTGGTTGTTGTTGTTGTGAGGTCTCATCATCATTCTCATAAGCTGCTCTGAAGCCATGTTTGGGAATGATGCGTAAGGCAGGATCCCGTTTGTGGAGTCAGAAACACGGATAAAAGGCCGTTTGATCAAGCTGCCCCATTCAGTTTCACCAGCTGCACATTTCAAAACAAAGTTACTTAATGCTTGCAAATCAGATGAAACATGTTTTTGTAACTTACCAAAGTAAGATGGATGGAGCTGGCGTTTGAGTCCTGAAGTGAGAGAAGGGAAAATGAAGAGACTCTCAGGTGTTTCAATATCCCATGGACTGACCCTAGTAGGTTTATCGTTACATCCAGGCTCATCCCATTCGACTTGTAGGTTACGCCACTTAGAACCAGGCCATCTTAATGGATCCAAATCACTTATTCCAACAATGGTTCCCATGTATCTACATATACACATCCAAGAAGTTAAAAAGTGAACAACAAAATTTGTTTATGTAAGAAACAGATTAGGTTGTTGGTTAGTGAAATCACTTATTACCTACGTTTCCCTGAATCCTCAGTTTCAAACATCATCCCAAACCTCATACTAACTGAGAGCTGAGACCCGCATATAGCCTTGCGGTACTTCGCTATAGGGATCACAAACTCTGCTGGACACGCTCTGATAAAAACAAAACACCATAACCTCTTGTTTAGTCATGTGAGAAGATGTGTCTTTGAGAAGTGTAGAGGGCATTGGAGATAACCTTGGATTATAGAAAATCAAGAAAGGAGTGCGGTTTGCAGTTGCGTGAGCCGCGGCAGCAAGAACACCGATGTGCATACTGTCAGCTGAGAGAACCGAGGACGGTAGAGCTGTCTGTTGGCGGTTAGCTCGTCTCACACCAACCATCAGCTGAGACTTCTCATCCCGGATGAACAAAACAGAATCTCCAGCTCTCAGTCTCTTTGAGCCAACAAACAAACTCCATCCCGTTGTAAGAAGATGTCTCTTCGGTTGTCCTGAGAATGCAAACCAAAGAATCTGAGCTTAAATATCAACTGAAAATCTATATAGAGAGAGAGAGGTAGAGAGGGAAAT is a genomic window containing:
- the LOC106306798 gene encoding auxin response factor 5-like — encoded protein: MMASLACVEDKMKTNGLVNGGTTPTTSQSTLLEEMKLLKDQSGTRKPVINSELWHACAGPLVSLPQVGSLVYYFPQGHSEQVAVSTRRSATSQVPNYPNLPSQLMCQVHNVTLHADKDSDEIYAQMSLQPVHSERDVFPVPEFGLLRGSKHPSEFFCKTLTASDTSTHGGFSVPRRAAEKLFPPLDYTAQPPTQELVVRDLHENTWTFRHIYRGQPKRHLLTTGWSLFVGSKRLRAGDSVLFIRDEKSQLMVGVRRANRQQTALPSSVLSADSMHIGVLAAAAHATANRTPFLIFYNPRACPAEFVIPIAKYRKAICGSQLSVSMRFGMMFETEDSGKRRYMGTIVGISDLDPLRWPGSKWRNLQVEWDEPGCNDKPTRVSPWDIETPESLFIFPSLTSGLKRQLHPSYFAGETEWGSLIKRPFIRVSDSTNGILPYASFPNMASEQLMRMMMRPHNNNNQNATTSFMSEMQQNVLMGQGGLLGDMKMQQQPMVMNPENKLTVNPSASNTSGQEQNLPTQSMHAHSISEKPTLSGCSSGRLSHGNEQQSMEQANQGCNEEKVNELMQKPVALSPCPDISQQIYPPTNGFSFLETEELTSQVSSFQSLAGSYKQPLMDSSDVALPDTTNSSLFHDVWDNQLNGLKFDQFSPLMQQDLYGNNSTNSNILDPPPPLSNTVLDDFCAIKETDFQMIGNNNTSFTQDVQSQITSASFADNSGGTGTSSSNVDFDDSSLLQNSKGSWQQKLATPRVRTYTKVQKTGSVGRSIDVTSFRDYQELKSAIECMFGLEGLLTRPQSSGWKLVYVDYESDVLLVGDDPWEEFVGCVKCIRILSPTEVQQMSEEGMKLLSSACINDLKTSVP